CTAAACTATCTAACAATGGCGAACGCTGAAGTAGATGTTGTAGATTATGAagacgaagatatggaagatgCAGTTGAATTCGATGCACCCAAACTCAGATCAGCCGTTACCGATTCCTCATCTGCTCCATTAAAGACCAAAGGACGAGGTTTTCGTGAAGCAATGACAGCTGAAGCTGAACGCAATACTCGCTTCGCTTCTaaggattttgattcactcgctTCTGACGGTGGTGGTCCTGCTGCTCAACGATGTTTGTTCCATCTCTCTCGTTTCTTTgatttgaaaattagggtttcgaaatttacagtcattttatttattcttttaattttcttgttAGAATTTTACAGACAGGCCTTATCTTCCACTAGTCCACTAGTATTATGATGCTTGAAGCTAAAGATAGGATTAGGGTTTTAGATAATTGATGGTGGGTAGGTGGGGTTTTGGTAGGTTAACTTCAGCATGATTATCCTTAAGACAAGGGAATGGACCTGGGTATGTAGTGTTCATCTAGTTAGATTTTGGTCAATTACAATGATTTCGTTTCTTGATGTTGGTGGGTGTTAGATGATTTTAACTCTGAATTTGATGACCTAGGGTTATTTTTTGGGTCCTCTGTAATTTACACTTTTATTTGATGTTTCATTTGTCTAAAGCTATCGAGGGTTGGATAGTTTTGGTTACTGGAATCCACGAAGAAGCTCAAGAGGATGATCTACATGCTGCATTTGGTGAGTTTGGGGAAGTGAAGAATTTGCATCTAAATCTTGACCGCAGGACTGGGTTTGTAAAGGTAAGCTCATTCGGTTTCATTCATGTATTCAATTTTTGTTAGTAACAGGAAGCATATCTTGTTGCAATGCTGCTGCTGATGTTATCCTAAACTCCACAAATTTCTCTGGCATGGTTGTTTAAGTTTTTTAAGTGAACTTAGATTAGGATAAGATATTTGGGTTTGGTACTTTATATCGTGTATCATTAAATGGTGCAGATAAAAAAGCCTACAAGTTGATAGAAAAGAGAAATATCTTTGGCCTATTCTTCTTTTTTTGAGAGCTCTGTTTTGACCTTCTGCCTTCTGAAGTAGATAACCAAACTTATAAAGGGTTCTGTTTAAGTTAGTTGTTACTCGAGTCTCGACAAGCGTTGGCTCCAAACAGTGTTCCTTGCAAAGAGCTCTTGTTGTGTCAGACCCTTATAATGACTTTGTTAAGCTTTCACTTTgtagttattgatgaagatctaCTGTAGGGAAATTTTTGTCGTTCCTGATTGTAAAGTGACTCCTCTTTGGTACTCAGGGATATGCATTGATGGAATTTGAGCAGTTTGATGAAGCTCAAGCTGCCATATCTGCAATGAATGGTGCGGAACTTCTAACACAGATCATCTCAGTTGACTGGGCCTTCAGCAAAGGACCATTCAAACAAAGGAACACCAGAAGGAGGTTTGTTACTTCTATGAAATACTCtttgtattttgttttgtttctgtgAAGCAATTTAGTTTCGATTC
This portion of the Papaver somniferum cultivar HN1 chromosome 11, ASM357369v1, whole genome shotgun sequence genome encodes:
- the LOC113322271 gene encoding RNA-binding protein Y14A-like, producing MANAEVDVVDYEDEDMEDAVEFDAPKLRSAVTDSSSAPLKTKGRGFREAMTAEAERNTRFASKDFDSLASDGGGPAAQRSIEGWIVLVTGIHEEAQEDDLHAAFGEFGEVKNLHLNLDRRTGFVKGYALMEFEQFDEAQAAISAMNGAELLTQIISVDWAFSKGPFKQRNTRRRSPRGHRSRSPRRRF